Below is a genomic region from Methanosphaera sp. ISO3-F5.
TAAGATGTTCACATGGTATATTCATGGCAGACCATGGTGACAGATATGCATGTGGTCGTTGTGGATACACACAATGGAAAAATGAATAAGCAATTTAAAACAATTTTCACCTCCCAATTTTTACAATTTTTGTAATTATACATTTTTAAATTAAGTTTAAATAATTCTTGATTTTATTTTAATTTTTTTATAATATTTTAACTATAATATAATACCTTATTTTTTAAAAGTATTATTTTATTTTTATTTAATGGTATTTAATTTTATTTTAATTATTTTTTTGGTCTTTAATTATTACTTTTTGTTGTTTTTTTTATATTTTCTTAATTGAAAATGTTTAACTTTAGGTATACCTAAATCTAAAAATTAAGGTGTTTAATGTCTTTGTTTTCTAAATACTCTCATTTAAACGCTTATTAGAAAAGTCATATTTCCATAAATATATATGCTTTAAAGTAATAACATAATACAGTGATAAAATATCACTAAATTTTCTTAAAGTTAAATTAAATAATTGATAAAAAAAGTTTGTATTAGATATAACTAATAATCCAATGCATAATTTATTTATTAAAATTATTACTTAACTAAGGAAAGAAAACAAATAAATTATGACTTATTACAATTATATCAAAAGATATAAAAATTCTAACAAAACACATACAACTAAAAAAGCAACCAATCATAAAACAAGTAAACGTGTAATAATTGTAGTTTATTTAATGATATTTAAAATGATTTTATTAAAAAAAACATGCTAAAATGTGATTTAATCATTCCAAAAATGATATACACAAAATAAAAATCAAAATAAAATGAGAGAGACTATGAAAATAAGAAACAAGAAACTGCTCTGTTTCTTCTTAGTCATGTTCATCACTTTATTATGTTGTTGCATAGTAGCTGCAAACGATAATGTAGCCAACAACACAACAACAACACAACACAAAGAGGTAACTGTAAAAACAGTTCAAAAAGATATAAACAAAAATAATGGGGAGACAATAAAAA
It encodes:
- a CDS encoding 30S ribosomal protein S27ae translates to MSKKYELYEVKDGKIVRKNPECVRCSHGIFMADHGDRYACGRCGYTQWKNE